The following are from one region of the Acidobacteriota bacterium genome:
- a CDS encoding shikimate kinase produces MASGKSSVGQELARRLGWEFVDLDARVEVREGKTVPEIFLQHGETRFRAAETAALEDLTKSLKHDSVVALGGGAFAQSNIRELLRPWPTVFLQAPVEELWRRCVEDPAIRPLRKDRDQFAQLHAERLPFYQKATLTVETSAKDPSVICAEIQLALQRMQGWTESAPGSSSGSNHSSETGGS; encoded by the coding sequence ATGGCCTCGGGTAAGAGCAGCGTGGGACAGGAACTTGCCCGCCGGTTGGGCTGGGAGTTCGTGGACCTGGATGCGCGCGTGGAAGTTCGCGAAGGAAAGACCGTTCCCGAAATCTTCCTGCAACACGGCGAAACAAGGTTTCGAGCAGCGGAAACTGCCGCGCTCGAAGACCTGACCAAATCGCTGAAGCATGACAGCGTAGTTGCTCTCGGAGGCGGTGCGTTCGCGCAGAGCAATATCCGCGAACTACTGCGACCCTGGCCGACGGTGTTCCTGCAAGCCCCTGTAGAAGAATTGTGGCGGCGCTGCGTTGAGGACCCGGCAATCCGTCCACTTCGGAAAGATCGCGATCAGTTTGCCCAGCTCCATGCGGAGAGACTTCCCTTCTACCAAAAGGCAACCCTCACGGTGGAGACATCCGCGAAAGACCCATCGGTAATTTGCGCCGAGATCCAGTTGGCGTTACAACGAATGCAGGGCTGGACGGAGTCTGCGCCTGGCTCTTCGTCTGGATCGAATCACAGTTCCGAAACAGGAGGATCCTAG
- a CDS encoding winged helix-turn-helix domain-containing protein, with amino-acid sequence MGDAIRTILRIGGWRVEPAAGQISREGGEPVRVEARTMRLLLCLAEHAGEVVSIDDLLNQVWSGVIVTPDSVYQGVTSLRRLLGDDPKQPTYIVTVPRLGYRMVASVAPWLDRSDQALTSSGDPDSKNAVSAVTDTPVSSTTATSGYRWVAGAAICLALAVALAFAYFVLAHDKSTKSQISAPGVAKPSEKSIAVLPFLDLTETMNQEPFADGMTEELIDKLSKIPGLQVSAPTSSFYFKGKQIPVADIAKALGVAYLLDGSVRKSGARLRVAARLVRGDSGYVVWSETYDRPLDDILMVQDDIAGEVTKALRVSIETKPDQVQSR; translated from the coding sequence ATGGGGGACGCAATCAGAACAATTCTTCGGATTGGCGGGTGGCGAGTCGAACCCGCCGCCGGCCAGATTTCCCGAGAAGGTGGGGAGCCCGTTCGGGTAGAAGCACGAACGATGCGACTGCTGCTATGCCTCGCGGAGCACGCCGGCGAGGTCGTCAGTATCGATGATTTGCTGAATCAGGTCTGGTCCGGAGTCATCGTCACCCCGGATTCGGTATACCAGGGTGTCACGTCGCTGCGCCGCTTGCTGGGTGATGATCCGAAGCAACCCACATACATCGTGACCGTGCCGCGGCTCGGGTATCGGATGGTGGCATCGGTCGCTCCCTGGCTCGATCGTTCCGACCAAGCCCTGACGTCTTCTGGGGATCCGGACAGCAAAAATGCGGTCTCCGCAGTTACGGATACACCGGTGTCCAGCACGACGGCCACATCCGGTTATCGTTGGGTCGCTGGCGCGGCCATTTGCCTTGCTCTCGCGGTTGCTCTTGCTTTCGCGTACTTCGTCCTGGCTCACGACAAGAGCACAAAGAGCCAGATTTCCGCGCCAGGCGTCGCCAAGCCGTCAGAGAAGTCCATTGCCGTGCTGCCGTTTCTCGATCTGACCGAAACGATGAATCAGGAGCCCTTCGCAGACGGCATGACCGAGGAGTTGATCGACAAACTCAGCAAGATTCCGGGCCTTCAGGTGTCCGCTCCGACGTCTTCTTTCTATTTCAAGGGCAAACAGATTCCCGTCGCCGACATTGCCAAGGCGCTGGGTGTCGCGTATTTACTCGACGGAAGCGTGCGCAAGTCAGGGGCCAGGTTGCGAGTAGCCGCGCGGCTGGTTCGTGGGGACAGTGGGTACGTCGTTTGGTCTGAAACGTACGACCGTCCGTTGGACGACATATTGATGGTCCAGGACGATATTGCCGGCGAAGTCACCAAGGCTTTGAGGGTATCCATTGAAACCAAACCTGACCAAGTTCAGTCTCGATGA
- a CDS encoding 4-hydroxy-tetrahydrodipicolinate reductase produces the protein MNLLVLGRGKTGSIVAEVARARRHHVRVLGAAENRNASALTPAYLSDVDGVIDFTTPAAVLANAEACIRAGRHLVIGTTGWYDSVPLLRDKVVTAKTGILYGSNFSIGMNLFFEIVQASAPALQFEYSGQIFERHHSQKKDAPSGTAITLQKIIRDSGGQELEITSFREGEVMGMHEVVFNSENDRIYLCHDSKSRRGFAEGAVRGAEWLAGKQGFFEFRDIWKQL, from the coding sequence ATGAATCTGCTCGTTCTAGGCCGTGGCAAGACCGGATCCATCGTTGCCGAAGTGGCGCGTGCCCGGCGACATCACGTCCGCGTCCTGGGCGCAGCCGAGAATCGGAATGCCAGTGCGCTCACTCCGGCCTATCTTTCTGATGTTGACGGCGTCATTGATTTCACAACCCCCGCCGCTGTGCTAGCCAATGCAGAGGCCTGCATTCGGGCCGGCAGGCACCTGGTTATCGGGACGACGGGATGGTACGACTCCGTCCCGCTGCTTCGCGACAAGGTTGTGACCGCGAAGACAGGTATTTTGTATGGATCGAATTTTTCGATTGGCATGAATCTTTTCTTTGAGATTGTTCAGGCGTCGGCACCTGCCCTGCAGTTTGAATATTCTGGACAGATTTTCGAACGCCATCATTCACAAAAGAAAGATGCGCCTTCGGGAACGGCGATTACTCTGCAGAAGATCATCCGCGACTCCGGCGGACAGGAATTGGAAATCACTTCTTTCCGCGAGGGCGAAGTGATGGGGATGCACGAAGTCGTATTCAACTCCGAGAACGACCGCATCTATCTGTGTCACGACAGCAAATCGCGGCGTGGATTTGCCGAAGGAGCGGTTCGCGGCGCGGAGTGGCTGGCCGGCAAGCAGGGCTTTTTCGAGTTTCGCGATATCTGGAAGCAACTCTAG
- the lysC gene encoding lysine-sensitive aspartokinase 3 encodes MIVMKFGGTSVQDAKAIDRVGQIVQGRLADRPVVVVSAMAKVTDALLAMGKAAGSGDRKTALKMSRALRERHYETAGELLGTALFTEFHSGLGADFEDLDELLRGIGAVGEITPRTYDSVASFGEMLSSKIVAAAFVARGLPGVHVDSRQCLLTDSSYTKAVPQFDETNERLQKKVKPLLESGKVPVMGGFIGSNRAGITTTIGRGGSDFSAAIFGAGLDAARIEIWTDVDGMMTTDPRLCPDARRIKVISFDEAAELAYFGAKVLHPATVLPAIQKNIAVYVLNSQNPTCEGTKITARAPRCSNIFKAIALKKKITIVDVAAPRRLLVHGYLKSIFEVFDRHMVAVDVVSTSEVSVSVTAETNEAIPALAADLAKLADVKYEGRKAIVCLVGESLRDTPGIAAKVFGILEDVKIRMISQGASEINLTFVIEEDDATEVVRRLHKEFFAQADPEVFA; translated from the coding sequence ATGATCGTAATGAAATTTGGCGGGACCTCCGTACAGGACGCTAAGGCGATTGATCGCGTTGGCCAGATTGTGCAAGGCCGGTTGGCAGATCGTCCGGTCGTAGTCGTAAGCGCGATGGCTAAGGTGACCGATGCCCTGCTTGCGATGGGCAAAGCGGCCGGCAGTGGCGATCGTAAGACCGCTCTGAAAATGTCGCGCGCACTACGCGAGCGCCACTACGAAACTGCTGGAGAATTGCTGGGCACCGCGTTGTTCACGGAGTTCCACAGCGGACTCGGTGCCGACTTCGAGGATCTGGACGAACTGTTGCGCGGCATTGGTGCGGTCGGCGAGATCACGCCACGCACATACGATTCGGTTGCGTCGTTCGGCGAAATGCTCTCCAGCAAAATCGTGGCCGCCGCTTTCGTTGCCCGGGGGTTGCCCGGAGTGCACGTCGACTCACGGCAGTGCCTGCTTACCGATTCCAGTTATACGAAGGCCGTCCCTCAGTTTGACGAGACCAATGAACGCCTGCAGAAAAAAGTGAAGCCTCTTTTGGAGTCCGGGAAAGTTCCAGTCATGGGCGGCTTCATCGGCTCTAACCGAGCCGGGATTACAACCACCATCGGCCGTGGCGGTTCGGACTTCTCTGCTGCGATCTTTGGTGCCGGGCTCGACGCTGCCCGCATTGAAATCTGGACCGACGTGGACGGCATGATGACGACGGATCCGCGCCTGTGTCCGGATGCACGGCGGATCAAGGTCATCAGCTTCGACGAAGCCGCTGAACTCGCATACTTTGGCGCGAAAGTTCTCCATCCCGCCACAGTGCTGCCCGCCATTCAGAAGAATATCGCCGTGTATGTTCTGAACTCGCAGAATCCGACATGCGAAGGAACCAAGATCACAGCGCGCGCTCCCCGCTGCTCAAATATTTTCAAGGCAATCGCTCTCAAGAAGAAGATCACGATCGTCGACGTGGCGGCACCGCGCCGGCTGCTCGTGCATGGATATCTGAAGTCAATTTTCGAAGTGTTCGATCGGCACATGGTAGCGGTCGATGTGGTGTCGACATCCGAAGTGAGCGTTTCGGTGACCGCGGAGACGAATGAAGCAATCCCCGCGCTAGCTGCCGATCTTGCCAAATTGGCCGACGTGAAATATGAAGGCCGCAAAGCAATCGTCTGCCTGGTCGGCGAAAGCCTGCGCGACACTCCGGGAATCGCCGCAAAAGTGTTCGGCATACTGGAAGACGTGAAGATCCGAATGATTTCCCAGGGTGCATCCGAAATCAACCTGACGTTTGTGATTGAAGAAGACGATGCCACTGAAGTCGTTCGACGGTTGCATAAGGAGTTCTTCGCACAAGCAGACCCCGAAGTATTCGCATAG
- the asd gene encoding aspartate-semialdehyde dehydrogenase encodes MSNKLSVGILGATGIVGQRFIQLLEHHPWFEVSWLAASDRSEGKPYVQAARWRLKTAIPERIAQMTVSPATPEGAPKIIFAALDSAIAKEMEPAFAAAGCAVVSNSSALRMQSDVPLVIPEVNADHIPLIEVQGWRRKSGGFAVTNPNCSAIGLVLALAPLHQKFGLETVMAVTMQAVSGAGYPGVASLDILGNVIPYISNEEEKMEEETQKLLGKLNGNGIVPAPFAMSAQCNRVAVEDGHTESVSIRLKTKAQPEEIIAAWNDFRAEPQRLRLPSAPEQPVIYLQGVDRPQPRLDVDSGGGMTTSVGRLRKCNVLDWKFTLLSHNTIRGAAGAALLNAELLKAKGYFG; translated from the coding sequence ATGTCCAACAAACTATCTGTAGGAATTCTCGGTGCCACGGGCATCGTCGGGCAGCGCTTTATCCAGTTGCTGGAGCATCACCCGTGGTTTGAAGTTTCGTGGTTGGCGGCTTCGGACCGCTCGGAAGGCAAGCCCTACGTGCAGGCGGCGCGGTGGCGTTTGAAAACCGCGATTCCGGAACGCATCGCTCAGATGACAGTGTCCCCGGCCACGCCAGAGGGCGCGCCCAAGATTATCTTTGCGGCGCTCGATTCGGCCATCGCCAAGGAGATGGAGCCGGCGTTTGCGGCAGCAGGTTGCGCGGTTGTCTCGAACTCCAGCGCGTTGCGGATGCAGTCAGACGTCCCACTCGTGATTCCCGAGGTCAACGCCGATCACATTCCTCTTATTGAAGTGCAAGGCTGGCGGCGAAAGAGTGGCGGGTTCGCGGTAACGAATCCCAATTGTTCGGCAATTGGATTGGTCCTGGCTCTGGCCCCGTTGCATCAGAAGTTTGGTCTGGAGACGGTCATGGCCGTGACCATGCAAGCGGTCAGCGGTGCGGGATATCCCGGCGTGGCTTCGCTCGACATCCTCGGCAATGTGATTCCTTACATCTCGAATGAAGAAGAAAAGATGGAAGAGGAAACGCAGAAGCTACTTGGAAAGCTCAACGGGAATGGCATTGTTCCCGCGCCCTTCGCGATGAGCGCGCAGTGCAATCGAGTTGCGGTGGAAGATGGGCACACGGAATCAGTTTCGATTCGCCTGAAAACGAAAGCCCAGCCGGAAGAAATCATTGCGGCATGGAATGATTTTCGCGCTGAGCCGCAACGCCTTCGTCTGCCGAGCGCTCCCGAGCAACCGGTCATCTATCTGCAGGGCGTGGACCGTCCGCAGCCCCGGCTGGACGTGGATTCCGGCGGCGGCATGACGACTTCGGTTGGACGCTTGCGCAAATGCAATGTGCTGGACTGGAAATTTACGCTGCTCTCGCACAACACGATTCGCGGCGCTGCCGGTGCAGCACTACTCAACGCCGAGTTGCTGAAAGCGAAAGGGTATTTCGGGTGA
- a CDS encoding pyrrolo-quinoline quinone, which produces MPKNIHRVHGGIAILIACLALASCGGGTSSGGPPTASVVVGPHNAAVFAVTQPQQFHATVTGETSSGVTWSVDGTDGGNTTVGTIDATGLYTPPTLAGTHTVKAISVADSTKSDSATIAVTDLSGVLTYHNNPARDGTNVQEYALTANTVKTASFGKLFSCAVDGVAYTQPLWLPGINAGGKVRNVIVVATQHDSAYLFDADASPCQQVWHVNLLDTNHGGTAGEVSVPTADVGNGFQDIQPEIGVTGTPVIDQGTNTIYLVSKSEGPAGSFHQRLHALDLLTGNESFGGPVTISASVPGTGDGSVKGVVTFSPQNQHQRSGLALVNGVVYIAWASHEDRDPYHGWLMGYDASTLAQVSVFNANPDGSRAGIWMAGGAPAVDTSNNLYLSTGNGTFDGNVGVPPNNDFGDSVLKIGTLSTLSVDDWFTPYNQNFLNAVDLDVASAGVVVLPDQTSGTPHLLVAGGKEGRLYLLDRDAMGGYCGSCNITDTNILQSFLAAPNIFGTPAFWQNKLFLGGTDDSVRSFAFDPANELFNSTATSASATVFPFPGPTPSVSSQGTTHGIVWAIDASRYGVPSSFGSGPAILHAYDASNLATELWSRRRGFRF; this is translated from the coding sequence ATGCCGAAGAATATTCATCGCGTACATGGCGGTATTGCGATACTGATCGCTTGTCTTGCACTCGCAAGTTGCGGTGGAGGTACGAGCAGTGGTGGTCCCCCCACGGCATCGGTTGTGGTCGGACCTCATAACGCAGCGGTTTTCGCGGTCACGCAGCCGCAGCAGTTTCACGCGACTGTGACTGGCGAGACCAGCAGCGGCGTGACCTGGAGCGTTGACGGTACGGATGGGGGCAATACAACGGTCGGCACCATTGACGCCACTGGTCTCTACACTCCGCCCACTCTCGCCGGAACGCACACCGTCAAAGCGATTAGCGTTGCCGATTCCACGAAGAGCGACTCAGCGACCATTGCGGTCACCGACCTTTCCGGCGTGTTGACCTATCACAACAATCCCGCTCGCGACGGCACCAATGTCCAGGAGTATGCGCTGACGGCGAACACAGTAAAGACTGCATCCTTCGGAAAGCTGTTTTCGTGTGCCGTGGACGGCGTTGCTTACACGCAGCCACTTTGGCTTCCCGGCATCAATGCAGGCGGCAAAGTTCGCAACGTGATTGTCGTGGCTACACAGCACGACAGCGCGTATCTCTTTGACGCGGACGCGAGCCCTTGCCAGCAAGTCTGGCATGTCAATTTGCTGGATACGAATCACGGCGGCACGGCCGGAGAAGTTTCCGTGCCGACGGCAGACGTGGGCAATGGATTTCAAGATATCCAGCCGGAAATCGGCGTGACTGGCACTCCGGTGATCGACCAAGGAACGAACACGATCTATCTCGTGAGCAAGTCCGAAGGTCCAGCAGGCAGTTTTCATCAGCGGCTGCACGCACTCGATTTGCTGACGGGCAATGAAAGCTTCGGTGGGCCTGTCACCATCTCGGCCTCAGTTCCCGGTACGGGCGATGGGTCGGTCAAAGGAGTGGTGACCTTCAGTCCCCAGAACCAGCATCAACGTAGCGGCCTGGCACTCGTGAATGGTGTTGTGTACATCGCGTGGGCCTCCCACGAAGACCGCGACCCCTATCACGGATGGCTTATGGGATACGACGCATCGACGCTGGCGCAGGTCTCGGTGTTCAACGCAAATCCCGATGGCTCACGAGCTGGCATCTGGATGGCAGGCGGAGCACCGGCGGTCGATACTTCGAACAATCTTTATTTGTCGACGGGCAACGGCACGTTCGACGGTAACGTTGGCGTACCTCCGAACAATGATTTCGGGGACAGCGTGTTGAAGATTGGAACATTGTCGACCCTCTCAGTCGACGACTGGTTCACCCCCTACAACCAGAACTTCCTGAACGCGGTTGACCTCGATGTGGCGTCGGCCGGCGTGGTCGTGCTGCCGGACCAGACCTCCGGAACGCCTCATCTGCTAGTGGCAGGCGGCAAAGAAGGCAGGCTGTATCTTCTCGATCGCGATGCGATGGGAGGATACTGCGGATCCTGCAACATCACCGACACGAATATTCTGCAGAGTTTTCTAGCCGCTCCGAACATTTTCGGCACACCTGCCTTTTGGCAGAACAAGTTGTTTCTGGGCGGCACGGACGACAGCGTGCGCAGCTTCGCTTTCGATCCCGCCAACGAGCTATTCAACAGCACCGCAACTTCGGCGTCCGCCACTGTCTTTCCCTTCCCTGGGCCAACTCCGTCGGTTTCTTCCCAGGGAACGACCCACGGAATCGTCTGGGCAATTGATGCCAGTCGCTACGGAGTTCCTAGTTCGTTTGGAAGCGGCCCCGCCATCCTGCACGCGTATGACGCGTCCAACCTCGCAACGGAGTTGTGGAGCAGGCGGCGAGGTTTTAGGTTTTAG
- a CDS encoding AI-2E family transporter: MTIIDSRTTKVLFTASLFALGLGFLYVARQTLILFLFAIFFAYLINPAVERLQKPLRSRGRAIAVIYLLLLTGIILLVFFVGPRVTRQAARLGESWPELTTKVSSGQIAVDIGIQRGWSQATQDRMQEVLKNHSQELLVIAQRIGVRVAETAKEVWVLFIVPILAVFFLMDAGNFNEVLVSLVQSRSQREFLQDVFRDLNQMLAQFIRAQLTLAGLSLVVYSSVLGIMHVPYAMVLGTAGGVLEFVPVVGPLVAGIAMVVVAVLAGYPYWPLLLLFLVIWRLVQDYVISPRVMGGSVQLHPLAALFGVLAGGEIAGVLGVYLSIPVMASLRIVWRRWRIFVEKRRFGPLNENFLPHDIGRGPL; this comes from the coding sequence TTGACTATCATTGACTCACGAACGACTAAGGTTCTGTTCACGGCATCCCTGTTTGCCTTGGGCCTCGGGTTCCTTTACGTCGCTCGCCAGACGTTGATCCTGTTTCTATTTGCAATCTTTTTTGCCTACCTCATCAATCCAGCGGTGGAGCGACTGCAGAAGCCTTTGCGCAGCCGGGGGCGAGCGATCGCGGTCATTTATCTACTTTTGCTGACGGGGATCATCCTGCTCGTGTTTTTTGTTGGCCCACGAGTCACCCGGCAGGCGGCTCGCCTCGGCGAATCATGGCCGGAACTGACCACCAAAGTGAGTTCAGGACAGATCGCGGTCGACATCGGCATACAGCGCGGCTGGAGCCAGGCGACGCAAGACCGCATGCAGGAAGTTCTCAAGAACCATAGCCAGGAACTTCTGGTCATCGCGCAACGCATCGGCGTTCGGGTCGCGGAGACCGCCAAGGAAGTGTGGGTATTGTTTATTGTCCCCATTCTGGCAGTCTTCTTCCTTATGGACGCTGGAAATTTCAATGAGGTCCTGGTCTCGCTGGTTCAGTCGCGCTCGCAAAGAGAATTCCTGCAGGATGTGTTTCGCGACCTGAACCAGATGCTTGCCCAATTCATTCGCGCTCAGCTGACGCTGGCTGGATTGTCGCTCGTCGTCTATTCATCTGTTTTAGGTATCATGCACGTCCCCTACGCAATGGTGCTGGGGACTGCGGGCGGAGTGCTGGAATTTGTGCCGGTAGTCGGACCGCTGGTAGCCGGAATCGCGATGGTAGTCGTGGCGGTCCTGGCGGGATACCCGTACTGGCCTCTGTTGTTGCTGTTCCTGGTGATCTGGCGATTGGTGCAGGATTACGTGATTTCACCCCGTGTCATGGGCGGCAGTGTCCAACTGCATCCGCTGGCTGCGCTTTTCGGCGTGCTTGCGGGCGGTGAGATCGCTGGCGTTCTGGGTGTCTATCTTTCTATCCCAGTAATGGCCAGTTTGCGGATCGTCTGGCGGCGCTGGCGTATCTTCGTCGAAAAACGCCGCTTTGGCCCACTCAACGAAAACTTCCTCCCGCATGACATCGGCCGGGGACCACTCTAA
- a CDS encoding EcsC family protein, whose amino-acid sequence MPEAEKRSWLRRRAEGAIRDGLTRTYQTIRVDPEHFLTQLRVAHGLPISSFRGVYSVDLEQLDTVAESIIRGGMKLAAVEGSGFGLGGVLTIVPDLGVLSAITMRTIQKLSLVYGFEMNTDDEIAELWIAAATAAGVDISRELVEKSVVSRFVPRVIQRIAVRASAEVVEKWAGRLIPIASSAIGGVLNYYFVRAWGTRALRHFREKHLVLRKQLPELTDGAHTPISRNAEH is encoded by the coding sequence ATGCCCGAGGCCGAAAAAAGGTCATGGCTGCGGCGGCGTGCGGAAGGTGCAATCCGCGACGGGCTAACTCGCACCTATCAGACGATTCGCGTCGATCCCGAACACTTTCTGACGCAACTTCGCGTCGCGCACGGACTGCCTATCTCTAGCTTTCGCGGCGTGTACTCGGTTGACCTGGAACAACTGGACACAGTTGCCGAATCCATCATTCGCGGCGGAATGAAACTGGCGGCCGTTGAGGGATCCGGATTCGGACTGGGCGGCGTTTTGACAATCGTGCCCGACCTCGGTGTTCTGTCAGCCATCACCATGCGTACGATCCAGAAGCTCAGCCTCGTGTATGGATTCGAAATGAACACCGACGACGAGATTGCCGAACTCTGGATCGCTGCCGCAACCGCTGCCGGAGTGGATATCAGCCGCGAGTTGGTAGAAAAGAGCGTCGTCAGCCGTTTTGTGCCCCGGGTGATCCAGAGGATTGCCGTCCGAGCCAGCGCTGAGGTTGTTGAGAAGTGGGCGGGACGCCTGATTCCAATCGCCAGTTCCGCGATTGGAGGTGTGCTCAACTACTACTTCGTGCGGGCCTGGGGAACGCGAGCCCTGAGACATTTCCGGGAGAAGCACCTCGTCCTACGCAAACAGCTTCCGGAACTCACCGATGGTGCGCACACTCCTATTTCGCGAAACGCCGAACACTGA
- a CDS encoding 4-hydroxy-tetrahydrodipicolinate synthase — MQLRGCGTALVTPFHPDGSVDETSLRNLVAWQVDSGIDFLIPCGTTGETPTLTHDEWLRVIDVTIEVVAGRVPIVAGATSNSTQEAVAKAKEVAARPGVDAILTASPYYNKPTQEGQYRHFRAIAEAVDKPLVLYNVPGRTGANLEPATLARLAEVPNVAAVKEASGNMSQIADVLNAVPESFLVFSGDDAITLPVIALGGVGIISVASNEIPKEMAEMTRAALANDWDTARKIHRKYLALMQANFIESNPLPVKAVLAMMGKVEEIYRLPLLPMRRDTRSKLQKVASDVGLVAKATPVAVAPSEYFVYENWAAGPHKAVLHRANCGQCNAGKGRPAGHDANHARWHGPYGNAVEARAATHQMEGVLIRSECKCVA; from the coding sequence ATGCAACTACGAGGCTGCGGTACCGCTCTCGTCACGCCGTTCCATCCGGACGGCTCGGTCGATGAAACCTCATTGCGCAACCTGGTTGCGTGGCAGGTGGATTCGGGCATCGATTTTCTCATTCCCTGCGGCACAACTGGTGAGACTCCAACTCTGACGCACGATGAATGGCTGCGCGTCATTGACGTCACCATCGAAGTGGTGGCGGGGCGCGTACCGATCGTCGCTGGCGCAACCTCCAACTCCACGCAGGAGGCGGTTGCGAAGGCGAAGGAAGTAGCAGCCCGACCGGGCGTCGATGCGATCCTGACGGCCTCTCCTTACTACAACAAGCCTACGCAGGAAGGACAATACCGCCATTTCCGCGCGATCGCCGAGGCGGTCGACAAGCCGCTGGTGTTGTACAACGTGCCCGGACGTACAGGAGCGAATCTCGAACCGGCGACACTGGCGCGACTGGCAGAAGTACCAAATGTTGCAGCCGTGAAGGAAGCCAGCGGAAACATGTCGCAGATTGCGGACGTGTTGAATGCTGTTCCAGAATCGTTTCTCGTGTTCTCTGGAGACGATGCCATCACGCTACCGGTGATTGCGCTCGGCGGCGTCGGAATTATTTCCGTGGCTTCGAATGAGATCCCAAAAGAGATGGCGGAGATGACGCGGGCTGCCCTGGCGAATGATTGGGATACTGCTCGCAAGATTCATCGCAAATATCTAGCGCTCATGCAGGCAAACTTCATCGAATCGAATCCTCTGCCCGTGAAGGCCGTGCTGGCGATGATGGGCAAAGTCGAAGAAATATATCGCCTGCCGCTTCTGCCCATGCGACGCGATACGCGCTCCAAACTTCAGAAGGTAGCTTCCGATGTGGGCCTGGTCGCCAAAGCGACTCCGGTCGCAGTCGCTCCAAGCGAATACTTCGTGTACGAGAATTGGGCTGCGGGTCCACATAAAGCGGTGTTGCATCGCGCCAACTGTGGACAATGTAATGCCGGAAAAGGACGCCCGGCAGGTCATGACGCGAATCACGCGCGCTGGCATGGTCCGTATGGCAATGCCGTCGAAGCCCGCGCGGCGACTCATCAGATGGAAGGAGTTCTGATTCGCAGCGAGTGCAAGTGCGTGGCATAA
- a CDS encoding 2,3,4,5-tetrahydropyridine-2,6-dicarboxylate N-succinyltransferase, with protein sequence MKSDVEKLAALATIPNRESARRTFLDFRACLTRGDIRAAEKIDGQWIVNAWVKQGILLGFRLGEMKEMSDGSVFSFVDKDTFPARHFSVADRVRVVPGGSTIREGAYVAPSVICMPPMFINVGANVDEGTMVDSHALVGSCAQIGKRVHISAAAQIGGVLEPVNAAPVIIEDDVLVGGNCGVYEGTLVRTRAVLGAGTILTRSTPIYDLVRGKVYRATPEHPLEVPENAVVVPGSRAVKKGKGSEWNLSLYTPVIVKYRDEKTDSGIELEDWLR encoded by the coding sequence TTGAAATCGGACGTAGAAAAATTGGCAGCTCTTGCGACTATTCCCAACCGCGAGTCCGCGCGCCGTACTTTTCTTGATTTCCGCGCTTGCCTGACAAGGGGCGACATCCGCGCTGCCGAGAAAATTGACGGTCAATGGATCGTCAATGCCTGGGTCAAACAGGGCATCCTGCTGGGCTTCCGCCTGGGCGAAATGAAAGAAATGTCGGACGGCAGCGTCTTCTCCTTCGTCGACAAGGACACCTTCCCTGCTCGACATTTCTCCGTGGCCGATCGAGTGCGCGTCGTGCCCGGCGGATCGACGATTCGCGAGGGAGCGTATGTAGCACCGTCTGTGATCTGCATGCCTCCGATGTTCATCAATGTCGGAGCTAATGTGGACGAAGGCACGATGGTCGATTCTCATGCGTTGGTCGGTTCCTGCGCGCAGATCGGGAAACGCGTTCACATCAGTGCTGCCGCTCAGATTGGTGGCGTTCTGGAACCAGTCAACGCCGCACCGGTGATCATCGAAGACGACGTTCTGGTTGGCGGAAACTGCGGTGTGTACGAAGGCACACTGGTGCGGACACGCGCAGTGCTGGGGGCGGGAACGATTCTCACGCGCTCGACGCCGATCTACGATTTGGTCCGCGGAAAAGTCTATCGCGCGACACCCGAGCATCCGCTCGAAGTGCCGGAGAACGCCGTGGTTGTGCCCGGATCACGCGCAGTCAAAAAAGGCAAAGGCTCAGAGTGGAACCTTTCTCTCTACACCCCGGTGATCGTCAAGTATCGTGACGAAAAGACGGACAGCGGCATTGAATTGGAAGACTGGCTGCGGTAG